In Gigantopelta aegis isolate Gae_Host chromosome 14, Gae_host_genome, whole genome shotgun sequence, the following proteins share a genomic window:
- the LOC121389444 gene encoding proteasome assembly chaperone 2-like produces the protein MFYPTDCKTNNWTNCTLILPTVSVGNVAQLAVDLLVSTLSMNRVGYILHESILPMCGNNPFASNKDKACRLCTSCEVFESSSDNFVVVQQRAPFIRGKKKIFFKWFSEWIRAQNFSRVIILTSSFAEERLDKQIQGSPLRFLVSTAIEKQDGELFRDKLNWQELELRPLPPGLSSENDNKPTVYIPGSGIAKNLFEDLSDLPVAMLLMFCSEGDNSNDAVTLVNYLNSWINVVTVKPKSDGECGDIAQDTMLWKVPISWRLVFGSKVDQTLFH, from the exons ATGTTTTACCCAACTGACTGCAAGACGAACAACTGGACAAACTGCACATTGATACTG CCGACGGTCTCTGTGGGAAATGTAGCACAGCTGGCAGTGGATCTTCTGGTGTCGACATTGTCGATGAATCGTGTCGGGTACATTCTTCACGAGAGCATTCTGCCCATGTGTGGAAATAACCCTTTTGCATCTAACAAGGATAAAGCCTGCCGTCTATGTACAAGCTGTGAAG TGTTTGAAAGCAGCAGCGATAACTTTGTGGTTGTCCAGCAGAGAGCACCATTTATTAGG ggaaagaaaaaaatatttttcaaatggtTTTCAGAGTGGATTCGAGCACAGAATTTTTCTAGAGTGATCATTTTGACAAGTAGTTTTGCTGAGGAAAGACTGGACAAACAGATACAAGG GTCTCCCCTGCGATTTTTGGTGTCTACTGCCATAGAAAAACAGGATGGAGAACTCTTCAGAGATAAACTGAATTGGCAGGAGTTAGAGTTACGTCCCCTGCCACCTGGACTGTCTAGTGAAAATGACAATAAGCCGACAGTGTATATTCCAGGAAGCGGAATAGCCAAGAACCTGTTTGAAGATCT CTCGGACCTCCCAGTGGCGATGTTGCTCATGTTTTGTTCAGAAGGAGATAACTCCAATGATGCTGTCACTCTCGTCAATTACCTCAACTCCTGGATCAACgttgtcacggtcaag CCGAAGTCCGACGGAGAATGTGGCGATATAGCTCAAGATACAATGTTATGGAAGGTCCCCATTTCTTGGAGACTGGTTTTTGGCAGCAAAGTCGATCAGACACTGTTCCACTGA
- the LOC121388508 gene encoding flavin-containing monooxygenase FMO GS-OX-like 2, translating to MIRVAVIGAGAGGLCALRHLCAKPATFDPVCFEQSGRVGGTWVYTDETGTDQYGMPIFSSMYQELLTNLPKESMAFPGFPFDKKLPSFIKSQDVLEYLEDYADHYDVIKKIKFYQYVQKVRPIDQEKVTVKWEVTYNDVRDTSQVSTEIFDGVIVCNGHYFVPLIPQIQGMDIFKGQIIHSHNYREPSPFEHQRVVCLGASSSGVDIAILLSKVANKVYLSHNKGTLKSQFPDNVELKAGIKCLKENSVVFQGGEEEEEIDSLILCTGYRFVFPFLSEDCKLDITDERVTPLYKHMIHTQFPSLSFIGICKVICPFPFFHMQVQLALAVLDGSVELPSKEDMDKDTEADFRKRLEQGLPWRHAHHMKEKQWDYNDELAAIVKSDPIPKSVSDLYNHVAVDRSSNILNYKKKNYVLTGPETFEEVQ from the exons ATGATTCGTGTGGCTGTGATAGGAGCTGGTGCTGGTGGGTTGTGTGCTCTTCGTCACCTCTGTGCCAAACCAGCCACGTTTGATCCCGTCTGTTTTGAACAGAGTGGTCGTGTTGGAGGAACATGGGTTTACACAGACGAGACTGGTACTGACCAGTATGGGATGCCGATATTTTCCAGCATGTATCAAGAGTTGTT AACCAATCTTCCAAAAGAATCCATGGCCTTTCCAGGTTTTCCATTTGACAAGAAGTTGCCATCTTTTATCAAGAGCCAAGATGTCTTGGAGTATTTGGAAGACTATGCTGATCActatgatgtcattaaaaaaattaag TTTTACCAGTATGTGCAGAAAGTACGGCCCATTGATCAAGAGAAAGTCACGGTCAAATGGGAGGTCACATATAATGATGTCCGAGACACGTCACAGGTCTCTACAGAAATATTTGATGGTGTTATTGTTTGCAATGG CCACTACTTTGTTCCTCTAATTCCACAAATACAGGGAATGGATATTTTTAAAGGGCAGATAATCCACAGTCACAATTACAGAGAGCCATCTCCATTCGAACATCAAAGAGTTGTCTGTCTTGGAGCATCATCGTCCGGTGTTGACATAGCTATTCTGTTAAGCAAAGTAGCCAATAAG GTGTATCTAAGTCACAACAAAGGTACCCTCAAGTCACAGTTTCCAGACAACGTTGAACTTAAGGCAGGAATCAAGTGTCTGAAAGAAAATTCGGTCGTGTTCCAAGGAggcgaagaagaagaagaaattgaCAGCCTCATTCTCTGTACAGGCTACAGATTTGTCTTCCCATTCCTCTCTGAAGACTGCAAACTGGACATAACAGACGAGAGAGTTACGCCATTATACAAACACATGATTCACACACAGTTCCCCTCTTTATCCTTTATAGGGATCTGCAAAGTGATTTGCCCCTTCCCGTTCTTTCACATGCAGGTTCAGCTAGCATTGGCGGTGCTTGACGGGTCAGTGGAATTACCATCTAAAGAAGACATGGATAAGGATACTGAGGCTGATTTCAGAAAGAGGCTGGAGCAGGGGTTGCCATGGAGACACGCTCACCACATGAAGGAGAAGCAGTGGGATTACAATGATGAGCTGGCAGCCATTGTTAAGAGTGATCCCATTCCAAAAAGTGTGAGCGATCTCTATAACCATGTGGCCGTGGACAGATCGTCAAATATTTTgaattacaaaaagaaaaattatgtTCTAACAGGTCCAGAAACATTTGAAGAAGTCCAGTGA